The following nucleotide sequence is from Citrus sinensis cultivar Valencia sweet orange chromosome 6, DVS_A1.0, whole genome shotgun sequence.
TTGTTTTGATCTATCTTGCAGAAGTTACTATAGATGTACAAATCCTAAATGCAAAGTGCGCAAGCACGTGGAACGAGCATCGGATGATCCAAGAGCTTTTATTACAACATATGAGGGAAAACACAACCATGAGATGCCTTTAAGGAGCACAACTCCAGTGACATCTGTGCAAGATTCACTGGCTCCAACTAGTACAGATAAGCTATGAATTCAACTGTGGAAGGAGATTGTTATCGAGCCAACATATTACCTGACAAATTATGTTGGAAGATTACAATGGCAACAGCGAACCTTTCGTGGAGCAATTCTGAAGTCTTCCTTCCTTGGTTGATCCAGTTCATTACCATATAGTTATCCTGTAAGTTTCAGCTGTCATGAGTTATTGATAAAGGCAGTTCAATATGTAggtaactcaaaatattaaacgGCTGATATAGTCGTCctttaataaaagatttattcatcttttatttgctttccCCTTCATACAATAACCAGTCTTGCCTCATCTAAATATGTAAATGCTTCTTCCTATTTTCCGGAGGGGTCATAAATTTGCCGGCAGCTTTGAAGTGGCTGATACTTTTTACTAGTTGCTGTGCCAggaattaatgttaatttctTTCCCATTTTCCTCCTGCTGACCAtgcaattttgaaaattacgCTGCATAATCTGTATCTCTTCAtcattcacttgcataaaatTCTTGTatgaatcatcatcatattcaTTGCCTTCAATCTAGTTCTATGAGTTTTTGGAGCATGATGATTCTGTTTGTTAAGAATAATTCTACCAAAATTTGTATGTGATACACAACTTAAAACACTTTGGCAGTTGACATTCGCAGATGTAATGCAGCCAATTGGCCCAACAACAGTACTAAAGACAAGTCTTAATAGACGTGTCGAACTTCAGCGCCTACAACAAAGATGAATGAATCTAATTGTTTGGCTACAATCTGTACTGTTGCTGGTTAAAACCACCTGAGGTGCCTCATCACTTGAGGTGTGTCGATGCCCTTGCGCTGGTAAATGTCGACACCATCTTACAACTCTCTTCTAGGCATCTAATAATCATGTTTTGAAGTGACCATGTAAAGCAATGCGACAAGCTTCTTGTTGCATCTACTTCGAAGGTTTGTTGAGTGATTTCTAAAGGAATGGTGGTGGAAAGTTCAATGATTCTGTCATATTTGAAGAGGGCAGTTCTGAGAATTTCTTGTAGCTGGATTTGGAATTTGATTGTCAAACAGCCGACCCTTTTCACTTTTCACTTTTCACTTTTCAGGATACCTTTATTCCATGTGATATGTATTTATTAGGAAAGCTAAAAAAGTATGCTGGTTCGCTACCTAAAAGTTTTAGTCTTTTTGGTGAGAggctaatattaatatttgaagaCAATAAATTGACTAAAGACAATAATAACGtgacaaatataattttatttgatgtaaTTACCAATCTGTCTAGTAATATTATTTCGACATAAATAAACACGCAATATGATATTGTGTATCCTCTTATCTTACATTTAATATAAGACACATCTTCACATATAAATAGTATGTGAATTTTACACATATACTATTTATGTAGGAAGATGTATCTTACATTATATATAAGATAATAATTGCCCAATATTGTTCCACTAATGTGATATTTTAGATGTATCGAAAGGGTTTTTTGGCTTTTATACACGTGGATGTGGAATCTTTGTGGTTacttaaacaattaaaacaaaaagaaaaggactAGTATTGGAGACCATTTTCTTTATGAATATTATGAGAAGGCAAATGCAATGTTACATGAAATGTAACATAGGGGCTCCCTGAAATAaagttatcaatttatcaatgTTGCTTTCAAGTGCACTAGTTAAATGCCAAATGTCGTTTCATGGATGATCTTCTACATCTCTCGATTTGTCGCCCCTTGATTTGACCTCTTGCGTTATTTTTATCCGCATCATCAACACGTAGAATTTGGGAGAATCTTGACCTAGTCTTATTAATAACTTATTTGATTAAGACAAatgtttggaaaaaaaattctcgagaatttgattgagaaaattttaaactattttattcCATTGATTATTAGAGTtcgaattttaaaaaaataaaaaaaattaatttaaacattGTCCATCCTCTTATTccaaattaatgataaaaaatataatttttgttaataaattgtcggggtaaaagcttgtttagtccttatattatgaggttagtgtctatttagtccctgtatttttaaaaacacctcaaaacgtctctgctactaaatattgacacttatgccattatttttaacttgcttttacaatattacatttttacaataatgtttcttttttggatattaataaaaaattaaattatcaaattaaactcaaaaataaaataaaaacaaaaaaggtatatattaatttttgtggaagctcacgtatgtctaaaaaattaatatcgtaaaaaattacattatcaatttttttagaaaaattaatattttaactcaagagtgtgttccacaaaaattaatatatattttttattttattttattttttggtattaaactggtaatttatttttttctttttaataatgtctaaaaaaattattataatagggttatttttttctttttaataatgtctaaaaaattattataatagggcaatattataaaaataagttaaaatgaacaaaagataatggcaaaagtgtcaataatttaatggtagggatggtttgaggtatttttaaaaatatatggactaaacggacactaacttcaaaatatagggactaaacgagcttttaccctaAATTGTCGCTTCAACAATATATCTACGTTAAGTTTTTTTGAATGGATTAAGGATTATGTTACTgtattatacaaatatttacaaCCACTATGATAACATATCATtacacaaatatttataatcagatatataattaagacttatattattatatttttaattatataaaatgcaTGCCCAATTAAATAATCCTCACGGAAAATAGGTGTTTCTACTCCATTcacattttataaaagaaaaaattttacaaataatctccgcacaattatatttaattgaagaaaaaattttataaataatttttacacaattatatttaattaagagAGATTAAGTtcatataaactcaaatcatTACTCTTATAATCATATTTAACTTAGATAATGGTTCACTACTAGACTAAAGCCCGAATGACTATCTACGTACAAGGTTCAAGTTCCCATGGCTATACTAAGACAATTGGACCAAAATGAATGGCGGGCTATTTAGGAATCCTCAGGTGAGCTGTTTCTGTTTGAGATGACAAATATTTACCAAGAGGGGAATACTACAGTACGCAATGATACACACCATGAGATGCACGCATGTTTCAGTCAAACACAATCAATCACATGGGCTCCACCTTTTCACACTTACCGACTCGGTGACATAAACTCATCGGAGCCGTCCAGCTGGATTTGTTGGCTAACAGAAACCGAAGGGGCAGAACAGAATATTAATGATATTCCCACCTGGCAGTCTGACAGCAATTGGCGGCAAGGGATAATATCGTCAGGATCCctagtttttattaatttcaaatgaatttacaaattcatCACTACCCTCCACGGCGTCACCTAGCTAACAATAGTGAACTACtcaaattaagtaaaaatttgataaacaaTTAGtataaattagtttatttaacaataatttctaagaataccaaaatttttttccatttattcatATCTAATTGTCTTATGAAagcatatttcaaatggaataaaatgtcataaattaattttcaaatgctatgaatcaaaagaaaatgcattagagttttttcttttccccttcTACAGTAAACCTCAATGAAGTTCAAGGTAtcgaagtaaaaaaaaaaaaaaaaatcaagctaaGGGGATATTGAAAAGGGATTTTGGaattggtggtggtggtggaagAAGGGAGACacatctttaaaaaaacaaacaaatagtaactaatatttaatttgtggtAATTTGTGGTTTAAGAAGCCACTTATATATTTGGAAAGAAATTTGCTAATATTTCCAAGAGAATGATCTCACAAATCAAAGAGTGGCAAAGAAGGCCAACATTAGACAGGGCATCAACTGctctgatttttcttttcttttcttttttctatgaAAGCATAAATGAAGTGAAATTAAGTTTCAATCAATTGAAGTCAGTAATTGAGCCAAAGATTTTGGAGGGGTTGAGAAGGATTCTAGATCGAATTATTGAGTAAAATACTGACAATTGAATAATCATTTTCCAACCATAACTTCTGCCATCCTTTTCTAAATTTCAGCAATTTTCCATAATAAGTTGTTTGAAAACCATAACTTCATCTAAAACAATCCTAAAGCAAGCCACCATAGGCATCTAAAACAATCCTAAGGCAAGACTCCATAGCCTATCGGGCAGGCATTTGGTTCAATTCCATTCGAACCGAACTGTATAATGGTGGCAGTTTAGTTCAGATCGGTTTGGGCAACAAAAACTAAATAGTTCAAAAGTTTTTGAACCAATTGGTTCTTGTTAGGTTCggtttaaaaacaaattgaacCACCAAACCAAATggttcacaaaaaaaaaaaaaatgaaaaaaaatataaaagttttagTCAAAACTAGATCAATATAGAAAGATCTTTGACTCCTAACATGTTTGAAGCATTGATATTAACACAAATTTAGTGGTAGTCTCCTCTTTTCTTGgaaacaacaacaaactttAATCAACTAGCtcaataaaatgaatttatggaTTAACTTTCAAAatgtatattttgtaaaatttaaatttaagtttattttaagtaATTGGATAACTTTGATTTGTTTAACTTTCATTCATATGGTTCAAAATGAAGAATatttagttaataaaattgatacttttatttgttagTTAAAGAATGTAATCATCAATGTGATATTATATATTGTGATTATCAATGTGATATTATATATTGTGATTATCaatgtgaaattatatatacactctattttattttgtttatttgttgggTGCGTGGCTAATGGCTCATTTAGAGAGATAATTAAGGTATTGTGGGCGCGGAAGTTGAAAGATTAAGAAGTGGTGATTAGCATAATGCTCAGTGGCAATAGAATTTTGAagtgaaatttcttttttaatttgttgtggatttttaaattattattagactttattatgttttttttaatttgaagattTATGCACTCGAGAAAAATTTTGGTATGTAGCGCAAAAAAGGCAGGAGGAGGAGATAGCTTTGAAAAGTATTATttgactaatttttttgggtacaatatataaagtaaaattactcaaattaaactaaatcaaattaaactataGAACCAAAcgaaactaaattaaattattttagtttagtttGGTTTGATTCTAGCATTTAGTTTGTATTTAGTTTACAAAATTATGAACCAATCTATACTAATTTGGTTTGATTAATCGATTGGTTGGATTTTGAACCTGAAccaaatcaaaccaaaaagTGTCCACCCCATGGTTCATGGTTGTCTAGCCAGACATAAGTGCATCATATTTAAGATCAAACCATAAGCGCTACCCTACATCATCATGGTGGCTTAAGATTCAATGTTATAACAGGCATTTGACTATTTGAATAGGGCGACGGGGTGGGGGCCCTACTTTACATAAACGGACAAACAATGGCctcatttaagaaaatatacGGAATTATGGACCCAAATCCAAATGTCATTGCCCACTGTTGTTGACAGGCAGGTATGATTCTTTTATCCCCAAGAAACGACACCGTTACAAAGATGGTCCGAAGAAAGAGACGTTTGTGCCAATCACGAATTGCTAAGACGGGAGAGTGAaagaaatattgaataaaaaagtaaacgGCACAAATACATGGACATAAAATGTAGACGAAATATGTGCAAACTAGCAAGAAGAAGCTCGTTGGACTTGGCCTGCTCCTGCTTTTTCCATTGCACCTTCTCCATCAGTTGAGTCTTTAAAATTTCTGCTTTTAGTCTTTCTAGTaactcttcattttctttctcattctCTCTTATAGTTTTAATGTGCTAATACAGAACAGTACACTACTGCTGCAGGTATCTTTagaaactcaagaagaaaataaatagaacATGGGGTGGTTTCCATGCTCTGGTGATTCATTCAGAAAGGCCAAGagcaagaagaaaatgaagatgcaACAGAAGACTCTTGATCGGATCAATTCCATTCCAGGTAAgtataaaacaaatttgtatGGTTCATGAACATTTGTATAAAGAATGAAAAGAGCTTCAGACAGAGTGACCTTTTTCGTATATATAGGCCTTGATTGAGTATCTATGTTGGTTTCTTTATGATTgtgcttgaattttttttctttctttgggTAGTTTTGATTATATATTCATCTGGGTTCGTTGTGGATTGATCACAAATTGACAATTCGGATGTGTTATGAGTCATGCATGGCAaaaggtgttttttttttttttttttggaatttataATCGCCTGATTTGTCAATTATTCATTTGTTAATTCCTAgctaataaaattcatgttaattttatcttagGATATATGGTGAACTGTGAACTCACATAGCAAGAATCCTACATGGCTTAGATTTTAATTACTGCTTATCTTATATGTGTTGTATAGGCTATATGTGTTGTATAGGGCTTGAATTATGAAGGTGCatcattttttgaatttatgatGCCTGATTTCCAGTAAGATTCAATCAAATAATGCTACAGAAATGTTGCTTGCTTATTTTGCTAAAGTTCAACTCTCAACCGCTTCTTTATGTTTGTCTTTTACATTCCTTTGTTTGTCTGTTAGTTGATGATTCTAGTATTGTTTCCATTCGTTGTTAAGTCTTTTATCTCTGAAATGTGTTTCagataaattaaagatgaatTCCTCCTTGCGGGTCAAGGAGGCATCTGAAGATGGAGCCTCCGACCAGATTACAGCTCAGACACTAACTTTCCGTGAGTTGGCAGCTGCGACTAAAAATTTCAGATCAGGGTGTCTTTTGGGCGAGGGAGGTTTTGGTAGAGTGTATAAAGGTTATTTAGAAAGTATTAATCAGGTTAGTCGACTCTTAAATATCGTATCTCACTATAAAGGCAGTGAGAGCATGGATTAAATGAGCTTCGCATGTTATACTTTTCATGTGATCTGATCTTTTGGGGTTTCACTATAGGGTATGATGCAAGTTATTCTGTGTTTGTTGCAGGATGTAGCTATCAAGCAACTTGATCGCAATGGGGTGCAGGGCAACCGGGAATTTCTTGTTGAAGTATTGATGTTAAGTCTACTTCACCACCCTAACCTGGTTAATCTAATCGGTTATTGTGCTGATGGCGATCAAAGGCTTTTGGTTTACGAATATATGCCTTTAGGATCTGTGGAAGACCATTTACATggtataaaaattttagcttTACCTCCTGATGTTTATTTGTTCAATGTATTATCTTATTTGCTCTGACTTGATGTCAGGTCTCTTGTCGTTTTGCAGACCTCTCTCCTGGCAAGAAACCACTTGATTGGAATACAAGAATGAAAATAGCAGCTGGGGCAGCAAGGGGATTAGAGTATTTACATGACAAAGCTAAACCACCAGTTATATACCGAGATTTAAAATGCTCAAACATTTTGCTTGACAGAGGTTATCATCCCAAGCTATCTGATTTTGGCTTGGCCAAACTTGGTCCTGTTGGTGATAACACCCATGTATCTACAAGGGTTATGGGAACTTATGGATACTGTGCTCCAGAGTATGCAAAGACAGGCCAACTGACTTTAAAATCAGATGTGTATAGCTTTGGGGTTGTTCTTCTGGAAATCCTTTCAGGCAGGAAAGCAGTTGACACTTCAAAAGCTGCAGCAGAGCAGAGTCTGGTTGCATGGGTAAGCAGCAGAAATAAAGCACCTGTTGACTCGGAACTAAGaagatattttgaaaagagtACTGAGTTTATATAACTTATGCAAATGTTACATTAATCTTGACTTCATGGCAGGCAAGACCACTGTTCCAAGACCGAACAAGACACTCACTCATTGCTGATCCAGAGCTTCAAGGTCAATATCCTCCTAGGGGCTTCTATCAAGCTCTTGCTGTTGCAGCAATGTGTGTCCATGAGCAGCCTGATATGCGACCGGTCATTGCTGATGTGGTCACTGCCTTGGCTTACCTTGCTTCTCAAAAGTATGAATCTGACGCAGAGAAGGTCCAAAGCCCTTGCCTGGACCCTGGTACTCCGACTAGAACGAAGGGGGACAAAGAAAGGAAGCTCAACGGTGGTCGTGGATCTGAAAGAGAGCGAACCagaaaactaaaatgaaattacccAGTGTTTGCTACAAGTTGCTTGCACTTCTGGTATGGATCAGGCTTCTCTCATGCAAGCCAGCCATAGAAACTGCTTAGTGAAGATCGGGAAAATGCTCTGATGCCAACATTACGATTGTGGTCTTCTTGAACGTAAATGTAAGTATGAGCGGTTGGAGtaattaatagagaatatTCTGCCTCCATTTTCATAATGTACATGTAACCCCAGCTTGATGTATTCAATTAGATAGATCCTTCGGTGGTTTTACTTGATTCCTTAAATCCTACATTTTGATTATTCTCGATTGTTACAAACTTATTGTAAAATTGGTCCTGTATGATTTTCCATGCTTAAAACATGATAAACCTCTGTAAAATTGCTTCAATGATTGAAATAAAAGTAGATATTGCAGTATAAATAATGTCTGTAATGAAGTATGCCTTCAGTGGTATGTATTTGGCTTATATTTTTCTGTTTCCTATGGTATGAAGCGTTTCTGTGATTGAAAAGAATTACATTATTTAGAGCGCCTATGAATTATGGAGGCTAATAGTAATGGTTGCAGTGTAAGTTGGAATTAACTAATTCACTCAACTATTAGGGCAACAAAAGAGATCCatgaaagaaatcaaatgaataTATTTCTTCCTTTCCCTTTCTACAGCTCCAAATGACGATAATTTACAACTAATTGTCtagaggattttttttttgtttggggggggggggggggggggggggaagaatTGGAGAATAAGTGACTACAAGAGTTGACTACAATTATACAAATAGATGTCTCCCTTACACAACCTCTAgagtaataaatacaaaggGATTGGGGAAGTGACTAACCACGAAGAACTCCAAGAAATGAATTCGCAGTAGGAAAACATGCCTCGTTTCATGGCACTGAAGCCTCCCTCCGAATCCCCACTACAGGTCCTGTTCTCAGGCAGTAGAATTAGTCTATCTACTAATTGGTGGATTTCCTGTCACTGGACTCCTCGAGATTGGATGGTTTGCCCTATTAAATGCAATTATATCAACTGATAAAGCTTCAAAACTGAACAACAGTGTAATTTGCATAGCAAATATAAgtctaatataaaaatgaaattaactCAATTATGGAAAGTTCGCTAGTAGCTAATACATCTCTCAGAAAATGACTGACAGTCCTCAATACTTCTgattaaaggaaaattttttgtttgtatagGACGAAATCTCTATGCTGTACTCAATTGcacaaattttttcatataacaGTGACCAAGAACTAGGTGAAATTTACCTTGTTTCTGTCACGCCAGGCAAGTCCAAATAGACCTATCCTTCTTTTGGGGCTGTCAACTGAGCTTTGGTTATGCACAGCCCTAGAAAGAACACTAAAATTGTGAGTCACCAATTTCATACTTAAGCATAGGCTAGCAAAGCATCAGTACTGAGTCATTTTACAACAGAACACACCATGTTCTCATGAGGTCAAAAGAGAAATGCAAATGATGCAACAGAAGAGTTCGATGTAAATTCATGAGGGTAAATGGTGGAACAGTGGTAGAGGTTTAAATGGTGCAGGGAATTGGGAATTCCGCTAAAAATGACTACAAATGAAATGGTAGAGACTTAGATATAGCAGGGGAATTGGGAATTCCACTAAAAGGGGCTACAATGTTCTTTCTTTGTGATTCAAAACCACAGTTCTTTCTCCTAAACTTACTATCTACCATATGCATATACTGAAAAGGGGGGCTGGTTTTTCAATGAATGTTTTGCAGAAATGATATGAAATCATATGGAAAAGGCAGATCAGAATATTGGATCAAACTTTTTTACTGACTATCAGTTACTTCTCTCACATGAAGTATGGTAATGTCACATTTTAATAGTGAGTCTGTGGGCATGTCAGTTGAAAACTTGGACACCTtaacaaaaaggaaacaattaCCGTATACATTGTACATTCAGCATTTCAACTGGTATGAAAAGGCTGACCACGTCCTATTTACGTGTGAAACATGGAAGGTTGTCCAAACTGTTTTAAAGGCACTTATAGAGTAACTTTATGTTCAATTTCTACTTTTGTTTGATAGTTCACCAGATTATCAGAGGAAAAATTACAGAGAATTAATCACATTAGATTTTATATAGCTccataaatcaatattatttatcGAACTCATAAAATGGAACATAGAACACAGCTATGATATCTCAAGAATTTCTAATATACCTTGGAGAAGATACTGCTTTAGCTTGGCCAGTTTCATACTGCAAAGTAGCCTCCAACATTGATTCTGCCATAACCGCCCTCTTCTCCATCTGAGCAACAGAAGCCATAGCCTTCTCATATTTTTCCTGAATATATACTTGTGTTGAGAAGTGATTACATGTGAGACAATAAAGACTGGACATAATatggtatttgaaaaaaaaaaaactgtcaGTTAAGGAGTCAATGAGTGTCATCAaaatcacacatttttttaattttctgaagTCATGCTTCAGCTGTGGCATATTGGGTTTAAATCAAATTAGGAGAGAATGCATACTACATGATTTTCATGGATATAAAGGAGTTCTTCGCAGGAGTCCAAACTGCAGGTTGATAAAGATTTCTACATTATACCTCAGGATCTACTTTAAGGATTTCTACCGAAGAAGTTCCACAAAGCCAATTCATTCAAACTGTTGATTCTAAATGGACCACTTCATATGACACTAGATAAAATCACACTGACTGTTGATCTGTGTGAAAAGAGCATAACCAAAAAAATGTCACTAAGACAGACTAAACAGTTCTGTCTCTTGATAGAGTCTACGTTACATTAAAAATGAGTGCCAATCTGTAGTCAACTGAAAGAAAGCgataaaagaaagtaaaaatatgGAAATGCATTCATGAGCACAAAACTTAATATCATCTAGAACCTTTCTTCTTTTGTGAAATGAAAACAGTAGTACAGAGAGAAAGGATAAGAAGACCTCGAGCACATTAACTGCATATCTCTGAGCGCGAGCATCTTGCTCTGCATTTCTACGAGCGTCTTCGGTTATCCTTTGCTCCTGCTCTACCTTCATAAGGACCTGCAGAGTATATGATTAATCTACAGATAACTACAGGTTTCATAATAGGAACAAACATGAATAGTCTTCTGAAAGCAGACATGAGAGAGcacaaatcaaattcaaacctGAATCATTGCAGATTCTTGTTCTCTCTTGTCAGCAAGGGATTGCTGTAGCTCAGCTACCTCTTGCTCCAACTGCTCAATCTGCAccattttaaatgaatttttaaatctcCCAAACGAGTTGATTGATTTGTAGCTTACAATGGAAGCATAGAATTATTGTTCTTGGAGACCCATGCAGCCTGTAGCTGAACGAGAAAATGTAAAGGAATCTCTGGTTTTGGCATGCTGTTAAATAGTTCAAACTTGAGTAACTCTTTCAAATCAACATTTCTTGATTGGCATATCaactaattattattgaagCTTAGGACATAATATTTTAGTGATAAATGTAATTCAATCCACAAAAAGACTGTTACACTTCACAGCTTCAAgatatgttttttattttcgaataACGATGCAGCTACAAATAGTTGTACAAACACCCTTGTACAAGTTAAGTTGGCAAGTTACGTGGCATGAACGGATTGGTTGGATGAAAACATCACAGAGCCcacataatattttcattaactaCTTTTACTTTGGGCCCTGTGATATTTCATCCAACCAATCCCTTCATGCCACGTAAGCGGCCAActcaatttgtacaagagtgtTTATACAACTGCTTGTGGTggtatcattattgttttcgaTCAGATGCTGAAATTTACAAGTTATGCAATTCTCAGAGAGGAATTGGTTAAGTCATAACATTGAGTCTATACAGAACAGACAAACAAAAGTAAAGGTATGGGATGTAAAATACTCTTTCCAGTGGTATCCATCAACATCTAATAGACTACTACagcaaaatacaaaatttggaCAAAGAATCccatagattttgaaaataagacGACCATTTCAAAATCCAGTGGGGTGTGTGTATGTAAGTAATGAGAGGCATGTTGCGTGTTTTGTTGGACATACCCTTGCACTCAATTGCCGTCGATTGTCTTGTTTGACCATCTCCATAAGTGCCGTCTCTAGCTCCTCAGCTCTGGAAAAGAACAAGAACACATAAAGGTACAGTGATGGCTCTCACAGgcataatttaatcaaaataattcagGATGAAGAGAGCTGAAATTGTCTTTATAATAGTCATTCATGTTTCAAAATTGATGACACCTATATTACTCAGCAGCCCCCACTCATAGAATCAGTAGACCTTGGTGAAAGCAAATGCTTAAGTACATAGAGAAATAACAACAGATTTATGATTCCATGAAGTTTCATTTTCAGAGGATTAAGAGAAAGCACTACTACAAGATAGCAAAAGCCTTCCTCTTCAAGcttctttaattaatgattacTTCAGAGTGGAAGTGTATACAGAGAGAACACTCAGAGGCTATAGTAGCAACAAGAATGCTGAATACAGTGGTTGTTTCGaggaatgaaaaattaaagtaatccATATGGATGATTCGTAGATTCTGCAGACCAGATGAggtaaattaacaataaatagtAGGATTTTTACAGAAACCACTTGGGGCTTAATAAAACTGAGAAGTGCGAGCTATTATTTTCTCAGTGAGATACATATGTGGTTGATCCACCAGATAGGGAAAGATGGATGCAGAAACTAGACATTGTAGATTGTACTAACCTGAGCACAGCGGATCTTTTGTCCTCCAGCAAGCTGCATAATTCCACCTTCAACCAGACAACCTGCACAAAAACTATGAATGGTTGAAATTTAAAGGAGATGCCTAGAATCAGTCATGTTCGTTTATCTTTCACAAGTGAATAGCTAGATTATTTCACTGGTTTATGCAACAAGAAACTTTCGTCTGGCTTGTTAGGTTACCACTTGACCTAAAAGATTAAGCTAGCAGGTAACGACCTAAACATTGGTATTAAGCCATGGGATTCACATGTGCAGACCACCCCAATCGGTCTTGCCACAAAGGCCAAGCccaaaaagagataaaagactAGGGCAAAGACAAGATAGAAACAATTCAACAAATACAAATGCAACTACCTGTTGAGGTTCCAACACAATCTCCTAGGTTAAAAT
It contains:
- the LOC102615045 gene encoding probable serine/threonine-protein kinase PBL7: MGWFPCSGDSFRKAKSKKKMKMQQKTLDRINSIPDKLKMNSSLRVKEASEDGASDQITAQTLTFRELAAATKNFRSGCLLGEGGFGRVYKGYLESINQDVAIKQLDRNGVQGNREFLVEVLMLSLLHHPNLVNLIGYCADGDQRLLVYEYMPLGSVEDHLHDLSPGKKPLDWNTRMKIAAGAARGLEYLHDKAKPPVIYRDLKCSNILLDRGYHPKLSDFGLAKLGPVGDNTHVSTRVMGTYGYCAPEYAKTGQLTLKSDVYSFGVVLLEILSGRKAVDTSKAAAEQSLVAWARPLFQDRTRHSLIADPELQGQYPPRGFYQALAVAAMCVHEQPDMRPVIADVVTALAYLASQKYESDAEKVQSPCLDPGTPTRTKGDKERKLNGGRGSERERTRKLK